One window of the Leptospira koniambonensis genome contains the following:
- a CDS encoding condensation domain-containing protein has translation MQNLKESERPQGQFIRSLDQAEANFWLYDRASSMNFCVMAEGEGSFSEESLRKALDLIQNKHALAKVQILKQAGQDSHLYFATSDKKIPIQKDFYSPDWKSKLAKETIRLFELGDSPLIRTIFYTSGNSKFAIGVIFHHSIGDGRSGCRFLLDVLRASTGEADEIEEDSEYSSLMELYPAEELYKGEPKPEKPLPIPQFSRKKEEQDPEIISFYLEEEDVSALLKTSKQKKISFHGILGASQVTAFADFFDRGQEGVLYLSTPADLRPHLSHPVPDSALGLYISLFTTPVNIRDPFDIKAKTIMNDVRARIGRREGRAFYELLPPSEQFLEKEDGLKLFQLLMNRNPQASLLSNVGIIPVLASDEIKVKELSFTVHPALTQTVFTTVTTYENRMAININYDKNRWKETDISQFAYSFRKNILSNL, from the coding sequence ATGCAAAATTTAAAAGAATCTGAAAGACCCCAAGGTCAATTCATACGATCTTTAGACCAGGCGGAGGCAAATTTCTGGTTATATGACCGCGCCTCCTCTATGAACTTCTGCGTAATGGCAGAAGGAGAAGGTTCTTTTTCAGAAGAAAGTTTACGTAAAGCTCTGGACCTTATCCAAAACAAACATGCGTTAGCTAAGGTTCAGATCTTAAAACAAGCAGGACAAGATTCTCATTTATACTTTGCAACCTCTGACAAAAAAATCCCGATCCAAAAAGATTTCTATTCTCCTGATTGGAAATCCAAATTAGCAAAGGAAACTATCCGACTTTTTGAATTGGGAGATTCTCCTTTAATCAGAACTATATTTTATACTTCCGGAAATTCTAAATTTGCGATCGGAGTTATCTTTCATCATAGTATTGGAGACGGAAGATCAGGTTGTAGATTTCTTTTAGATGTACTTAGAGCAAGCACGGGAGAAGCAGACGAAATCGAAGAAGATTCAGAATATTCTTCCTTAATGGAATTATATCCAGCAGAAGAATTGTATAAAGGTGAACCTAAACCTGAAAAACCTCTTCCCATTCCTCAGTTCTCTCGCAAAAAAGAAGAACAAGATCCTGAGATCATTAGTTTTTATTTGGAAGAAGAAGACGTAAGTGCTCTCTTAAAAACTTCTAAACAAAAAAAGATTTCCTTTCATGGGATCTTGGGTGCTTCTCAAGTAACCGCATTTGCAGATTTTTTTGATAGAGGGCAAGAAGGAGTATTATATCTTTCTACTCCTGCCGATCTAAGACCTCATTTGAGTCATCCTGTGCCTGATTCTGCATTAGGACTTTATATTTCTCTATTCACTACTCCTGTAAATATCAGAGATCCTTTTGATATAAAAGCAAAAACGATCATGAATGATGTAAGAGCTCGTATCGGAAGAAGAGAAGGTCGAGCCTTTTACGAACTTCTTCCCCCTTCTGAACAATTTTTAGAAAAGGAAGATGGACTAAAACTTTTTCAATTGCTGATGAATCGAAATCCTCAAGCCAGTTTGTTGAGTAACGTAGGAATTATCCCTGTTTTGGCATCAGATGAAATAAAAGTAAAAGAACTTTCTTTTACAGTCCATCCAGCTTTGACCCAAACAGTTTTTACGACTGTGACAACTTACGAAAACAGAATGGCAATCAATATAAACTACGATAAGAATCGCTGGAAGGAGACTGATATCTCCCAATTTGCATATTCTTTCCGGAAGAATATACTTTCGAATTTGTAG
- a CDS encoding APC family permease, translating to MKLRRSLNLYDSISLMFSSMVGPGVFITTGYILTQTANPNWALLCWILGGLLAIAGAMSYAKSASIFPYAGGDYVYLKEAYSPIVAFSSGWLSLSVNFSASISLSAIAFSKSFLTLFNPSWDIYFLESKFLGITFSLGVAQIIGISTILFFTIVNFFGIGLASRIQNFFTTFKIIGLVAFVTLGFTIGNYNIQNFESFSLIPSDLNGWNLLLAGAIPVTFSYLGWNMITYVAEEVKDPEKNIYKAVIVSCILVTFLYVLINFLYLSSAPIQFLAGDEKIGVTASGFLFGSGVNILITAFICWVFLGGISAYIIGGSRIYFAMARDGFFFPSMAKLHTKYHSPYKSLIFQFLYACLFCFVKEIESLLYLITCSTLLLATITAYTPVIFEKRHLKNEFKIPGYPYSTYLYILSNILIIGTLLYNKSAEALWGFGFTLFSVPLYYYFKLSKKSHPISMDTISEPALEAGGLSLLPENEPVPVGSGDPA from the coding sequence ATGAAACTTCGCCGCTCTCTTAATCTTTACGATTCCATCTCTCTTATGTTCAGCTCTATGGTGGGACCGGGAGTTTTTATCACTACGGGTTATATACTTACCCAAACTGCCAATCCGAATTGGGCACTTCTTTGTTGGATCTTAGGCGGACTCTTAGCCATCGCTGGTGCAATGAGTTATGCGAAATCGGCGAGTATCTTTCCGTATGCAGGAGGAGATTACGTTTATCTAAAGGAGGCCTACTCCCCTATCGTTGCATTTTCAAGCGGATGGCTCTCTTTGTCGGTGAATTTTTCGGCGTCTATCTCTCTTTCGGCGATCGCATTTTCTAAATCGTTTTTGACCTTATTCAATCCAAGTTGGGACATTTATTTCTTAGAGTCCAAGTTTTTAGGAATCACATTTTCCTTGGGTGTTGCCCAGATTATAGGGATTTCCACGATCTTATTTTTTACGATTGTGAATTTTTTCGGGATAGGACTCGCTTCTCGCATCCAGAATTTCTTTACTACCTTTAAAATTATAGGCCTGGTTGCATTTGTGACCTTAGGTTTTACTATAGGAAATTATAATATTCAAAATTTTGAATCCTTCTCTCTAATCCCTTCCGACCTGAATGGATGGAATCTTTTGCTTGCAGGAGCAATCCCAGTCACTTTTTCATATCTGGGCTGGAATATGATCACATACGTAGCAGAAGAAGTAAAAGATCCAGAAAAGAATATTTACAAAGCTGTGATCGTTTCTTGTATTCTAGTTACCTTTCTTTATGTTCTGATCAATTTTTTATATTTAAGCTCTGCTCCTATCCAATTTTTGGCGGGGGATGAGAAGATTGGCGTAACTGCTTCCGGATTTTTATTTGGAAGTGGTGTAAATATCCTGATCACTGCATTCATTTGCTGGGTATTTTTGGGAGGGATTTCTGCTTATATTATCGGCGGGTCCAGGATCTATTTTGCAATGGCAAGAGACGGATTTTTTTTCCCAAGCATGGCTAAATTACATACTAAATATCACAGCCCTTACAAATCTTTGATATTTCAGTTTTTGTATGCTTGCCTCTTTTGTTTTGTAAAAGAGATCGAATCACTTTTATATTTGATCACCTGTTCTACTCTTTTACTTGCAACCATCACTGCTTACACTCCTGTCATTTTCGAAAAAAGACATTTAAAAAATGAGTTCAAAATACCAGGTTATCCATATTCTACCTATTTATATATACTTTCTAATATTCTAATTATAGGAACCTTGCTTTATAATAAAAGTGCAGAAGCTCTTTGGGGTTTTGGTTTTACTCTGTTCTCCGTTCCATTGTATTATTATTTTAAACTTTCGAAAAAGTCTCATCCGATCTCAATGGATACTATTTCAGAACCTGCATTGGAAGCTGGCGGTTTAAGTTTGCTTCCGGAAAATGAACCTGTTCCTGTAGGCAGCGGAGATCCCGCTTAA
- the cas2e gene encoding type I-E CRISPR-associated endoribonuclease Cas2e has translation MSRLAIELKPGVFVATVGARVRDQIWKKVCDEWKSDALMLYSSNTEQGYVIRSNGDPSREIVEFEGLLLMAKPDPKASQKDSDEVKESSETATESPSPFLSLEDFFRSKADSLSSELDNDKE, from the coding sequence ATGTCGCGATTAGCCATTGAACTGAAACCTGGCGTTTTTGTTGCAACTGTAGGGGCAAGGGTTCGAGACCAAATCTGGAAAAAAGTATGTGATGAATGGAAATCAGATGCATTAATGCTATATTCCAGCAATACAGAACAAGGATATGTAATCCGCTCTAATGGGGATCCGTCCAGAGAAATCGTAGAATTTGAAGGCTTATTATTAATGGCGAAACCTGATCCAAAAGCAAGCCAGAAAGACTCGGATGAAGTAAAGGAAAGTTCTGAAACGGCGACCGAATCTCCTTCTCCATTCTTAAGTCTTGAAGATTTTTTTCGTTCAAAAGCAGATTCCCTTTCTTCAGAATTAGATAACGATAAAGAATAA
- the cas1e gene encoding type I-E CRISPR-associated endonuclease Cas1e yields the protein MANRNLQELPKFEDNWSYLYFEKGRIDQFQKSVGYHYLDKVVPIPIETLCLLLLGPGTTITHEAIKRISESRCLLAWTGEGGVRFYSAGYTGTYSARNLLRQVEAYGDRAERDKVIRRMYQFRFSEAIPLNSSIEQIRGMEGARVRKIYKEWSEKTGVPWKSRSYDQSSWDYSDPINRALSSANACLYGVVHAAILQAGFSPAIGFVHTGKQLSFIYDIADLYKAELTIPLSFEIVSEDTANVERRVRFACRDKFKQSKLLKRIIPDTKELIYGSTDPGEGEDFSEGRDVAISH from the coding sequence ATGGCGAATCGAAATCTGCAGGAACTCCCAAAATTCGAAGACAATTGGTCCTACTTATATTTCGAAAAAGGTAGGATCGACCAATTTCAAAAATCAGTTGGATATCATTATTTAGACAAAGTAGTGCCGATACCGATTGAGACCTTATGCCTCCTACTACTCGGCCCAGGAACTACGATTACTCATGAAGCTATCAAGAGAATTTCAGAAAGTAGATGCCTACTCGCATGGACAGGAGAGGGCGGTGTTCGTTTTTATTCCGCAGGATATACCGGAACCTATTCTGCAAGGAACCTTCTTCGCCAAGTCGAAGCGTACGGAGATAGAGCGGAAAGAGATAAGGTAATCCGCAGAATGTATCAATTCAGATTTTCCGAAGCAATTCCGCTTAATTCTTCGATCGAACAAATCAGAGGAATGGAAGGAGCCAGAGTCCGTAAAATTTATAAAGAGTGGTCTGAAAAAACAGGCGTTCCGTGGAAAAGTCGTTCGTACGATCAAAGTAGCTGGGATTACAGCGATCCAATAAATCGTGCATTGTCATCTGCAAATGCGTGTTTATATGGCGTGGTGCATGCAGCAATTTTGCAAGCAGGATTTTCTCCCGCGATCGGCTTCGTTCATACAGGCAAACAACTTTCATTCATATATGATATTGCAGATCTTTACAAAGCCGAATTAACCATACCCCTCTCTTTCGAGATCGTTTCCGAGGATACTGCAAATGTGGAAAGAAGAGTAAGATTTGCATGTAGAGATAAATTCAAACAAAGTAAATTATTAAAACGTATTATTCCCGATACAAAGGAGTTGATTTATGGTAGTACTGATCCTGGAGAGGGTGAAGACTTCTCAGAGGGGAGAGATGTCGCGATTAGCCATTGA
- the cas6e gene encoding type I-E CRISPR-associated protein Cas6/Cse3/CasE, producing MYLSELKLDLRNRITRNWIRNPYHIHQRLWMAFSENFEKKDSESAPFLYRFDTNANPGSIIRPRILVFSTQVPNWKSAFGDFSVLENIPDQYSIKEISSTFIQTGMILRFSVVANPTKKQKDYRSLFRDELKNYPEKCDHSNQNLYLEGKVKLEELIKIVSKEQREKLKSKKVGIYKEQDQLEWLSRRGIDNGFEILNAIIESSGNNQASKTKQREKHTIPKIHTVTFSGILKITDPEKFKTAYTKGIGSGKAFGCGMLLLARP from the coding sequence ATGTATCTATCCGAACTTAAACTAGATCTCCGAAATCGAATCACACGGAATTGGATACGCAATCCTTATCATATTCACCAAAGACTTTGGATGGCCTTTTCCGAAAATTTCGAAAAAAAGGATTCCGAATCGGCTCCTTTTCTATATAGATTCGATACCAATGCCAATCCGGGAAGTATAATTAGGCCAAGGATCTTAGTATTCTCGACTCAAGTTCCGAACTGGAAGAGCGCGTTTGGAGATTTTTCAGTTTTAGAAAATATCCCTGATCAATATAGTATTAAAGAAATATCGTCCACATTTATACAAACCGGTATGATTTTGCGATTTTCCGTCGTAGCCAATCCGACTAAGAAGCAAAAAGACTATCGTAGTTTATTTAGAGACGAATTGAAAAATTATCCTGAAAAATGTGATCATTCAAATCAAAACTTATATTTGGAAGGAAAGGTAAAACTGGAAGAACTGATCAAAATCGTAAGTAAAGAACAAAGGGAAAAATTAAAATCTAAAAAGGTCGGAATATACAAGGAGCAAGACCAATTGGAATGGCTATCTAGACGAGGAATCGATAATGGATTCGAAATATTGAATGCAATTATAGAATCCAGTGGGAATAATCAGGCATCCAAAACAAAGCAAAGAGAAAAGCATACGATCCCTAAAATCCATACCGTTACTTTCTCGGGTATCCTCAAAATCACCGATCCAGAGAAATTTAAAACTGCTTATACAAAAGGGATCGGCTCCGGTAAAGCCTTCGGATGCGGAATGCTGCTATTAGCGAGGCCATGA
- the cas5e gene encoding type I-E CRISPR-associated protein Cas5/CasD encodes MNEYLIFRLYGPLSSWGDIATGENRHSFSYPSKSAITGLIAAALGIKREEEEKHLELSDSINFGVKVWSRGTLLRDYHTIQTPPNKGKITYSTRKDELREKAELNTILSSRDYYTDALYDVSVWKRKGSLLLNEMEEALKSPRFPLYLGRKSCVIASPLFQQLVIAENLFVAFSTFEQNLKEKFEKSKVPYFYDLTSFQNEITEYIWENESEAESHQILTRRDTVLSRKRWQFGERKEFYKSEKLLTSL; translated from the coding sequence ATGAACGAATATTTAATTTTTCGACTCTACGGCCCCTTATCTTCATGGGGGGACATTGCTACAGGTGAGAATCGACACAGCTTTTCGTATCCTTCAAAGTCGGCAATCACAGGATTAATTGCTGCTGCATTGGGTATCAAAAGAGAAGAGGAAGAAAAGCATTTAGAACTTTCGGATTCCATCAATTTCGGGGTGAAAGTTTGGAGCCGTGGTACATTGCTCCGAGATTATCATACGATTCAAACCCCGCCCAATAAGGGTAAAATTACCTATTCTACTCGAAAAGATGAGCTACGCGAAAAAGCGGAATTGAACACGATCCTTTCTTCTCGAGACTATTATACGGATGCTCTTTATGATGTTTCCGTTTGGAAACGGAAAGGCTCATTGCTTCTCAATGAAATGGAAGAGGCGCTCAAGTCTCCTCGATTCCCATTATATTTGGGTAGAAAATCCTGCGTTATCGCTTCACCCTTATTTCAACAACTCGTAATTGCAGAGAATCTATTTGTGGCTTTTTCTACTTTTGAGCAAAATCTAAAAGAAAAATTTGAAAAATCAAAGGTTCCCTATTTTTACGATCTAACGTCATTTCAGAATGAGATAACAGAGTATATTTGGGAAAATGAATCGGAAGCTGAATCCCATCAAATACTAACTCGCCGAGATACCGTATTAAGTCGTAAGCGATGGCAGTTCGGCGAAAGAAAAGAGTTTTATAAGTCGGAAAAATTATTAACGTCACTATGA